A genomic segment from Bacillus cereus G9842 encodes:
- a CDS encoding collagen-like protein — translation MRHHKNCKKFGVALPLPLIGATGPTGNSGPVGPTGGHEGPVGPTGMTGPTGATGPQGPQGPQGIRGIQGSRGTTGAQGIQGAVGDTGEQGITGPTGLQGAQGLIGNQGPIGDIGVQGLEGTQGATGPAGSQGIQGIQGIQGEVGERGQTGAQGIQGERGVTGVPGVTGSQGPQGVQGIQGEQGATGIQGEDGAQGIQGITGEQGHQGDQGAQGVVGPTGSTGIQGPQGISGIKGITGVTGPQGPQGVQGIQGVSGSTGFQGAKGVRGITGATGPTGTQGSEGPPGGPTGTTGPIGPSSGVTGPSGPPGPPGGPTGPTGATGSTGVSGGIGPIGAQGVQGITGPTGPQGVRGVQGSQGVVGAVGVQGAQGPQGNPGITGPTGAEGSQGIQGTRGVTGPTGAEGPKGIQGIQGVIGPTGAQGMVGIQGIAGPAGVTGAEGVQGEQGIRGATGPAGAQGIQGVQGIQGETGAAGAQGPQGVQGIQGTTGLTGAQGAQGLQGVQGIIGPTGAIGLQGPQGLQGITGPTGVQGVQGIQGVQGIIGPTGAQGIRGPQGNTGEVGITGPQGVQGAQGSQGPQGPQGNIGITGATGETGATGATGSTGPQGVQGVQGITGIQGITGMTGDIGATGPQGIQGIQGIQGLQGPIGASGVTGASGSIGPVGAQGSQGQNGAVGPTGATGNVGSIGFSGIAGATGATGLPSGGGYFFSTATSTIAANALIPINSGSTIFGAGVSLTNATTITLSTPGIYLISYYFQGDAILGNETISVRLVLNGTQVAGSFILYVTKGNFILEPAISNTMVIEVTSPNSTLSLQNGPLAIGHVTTLAGIITASLNILQIV, via the coding sequence GTGCGTCATCATAAAAATTGCAAAAAATTCGGAGTGGCACTGCCTCTTCCGCTTATAGGTGCAACTGGTCCAACAGGTAATAGTGGCCCTGTAGGTCCAACTGGAGGGCATGAAGGTCCTGTTGGTCCAACAGGGATGACTGGACCGACGGGAGCAACTGGTCCCCAAGGACCCCAAGGACCTCAAGGTATCAGGGGAATACAAGGTTCGCGAGGGACAACAGGAGCGCAGGGAATACAAGGAGCTGTTGGTGATACCGGAGAGCAAGGTATAACTGGTCCAACTGGCCTCCAAGGTGCTCAAGGATTAATCGGAAACCAAGGTCCAATTGGTGATATTGGGGTACAAGGATTAGAAGGAACACAGGGAGCTACGGGTCCTGCTGGTAGTCAAGGAATACAGGGCATACAAGGAATACAAGGGGAAGTAGGTGAGCGAGGACAAACAGGGGCACAAGGAATACAAGGAGAGAGAGGGGTAACTGGAGTTCCAGGGGTAACTGGTTCCCAAGGTCCTCAAGGTGTTCAAGGGATACAAGGAGAGCAAGGGGCTACTGGTATACAAGGAGAAGACGGCGCTCAAGGAATACAAGGAATTACTGGAGAACAAGGACACCAAGGTGATCAAGGGGCACAAGGTGTAGTAGGACCAACTGGTTCTACTGGAATACAAGGTCCTCAAGGTATAAGCGGAATAAAGGGAATAACCGGTGTAACAGGCCCTCAAGGTCCACAAGGAGTTCAAGGAATACAAGGAGTAAGTGGATCCACAGGTTTTCAAGGAGCAAAAGGAGTACGAGGGATAACAGGAGCAACTGGTCCTACTGGTACACAAGGCTCAGAAGGACCACCGGGTGGTCCGACGGGAACAACCGGTCCAATTGGTCCATCTAGTGGAGTGACTGGTCCATCAGGTCCACCCGGCCCGCCAGGAGGTCCAACAGGTCCAACGGGTGCGACTGGTTCAACAGGTGTAAGCGGAGGGATAGGACCAATTGGAGCGCAAGGAGTGCAAGGTATAACAGGTCCAACAGGTCCTCAAGGTGTAAGGGGAGTCCAAGGTTCCCAAGGTGTAGTTGGAGCAGTTGGAGTCCAAGGGGCACAAGGTCCTCAAGGTAACCCAGGTATAACGGGTCCAACGGGTGCAGAAGGTTCTCAAGGAATACAAGGTACGCGTGGAGTAACTGGTCCGACAGGTGCAGAAGGCCCTAAAGGTATTCAAGGTATTCAAGGTGTAATAGGCCCAACAGGTGCACAAGGAATGGTGGGAATACAAGGGATAGCCGGTCCAGCTGGTGTTACAGGAGCGGAAGGAGTTCAAGGTGAACAAGGAATCCGAGGAGCAACTGGTCCAGCTGGAGCGCAAGGTATACAAGGAGTACAAGGAATTCAAGGGGAAACAGGAGCAGCTGGAGCACAAGGTCCTCAAGGAGTTCAAGGGATACAAGGGACTACGGGATTGACAGGTGCACAAGGTGCACAAGGTCTTCAAGGAGTGCAAGGAATAATCGGTCCGACTGGAGCTATTGGTTTGCAAGGTCCTCAAGGATTACAAGGAATAACGGGTCCAACAGGAGTTCAAGGAGTGCAAGGAATACAAGGAGTGCAAGGAATAATCGGTCCAACAGGAGCACAAGGAATTAGAGGTCCCCAAGGAAATACAGGGGAGGTCGGTATAACTGGCCCTCAAGGAGTCCAAGGGGCACAAGGTAGTCAAGGACCCCAAGGCCCACAAGGGAATATTGGAATTACTGGTGCAACGGGTGAAACTGGAGCTACTGGAGCAACCGGGTCAACTGGACCACAAGGTGTGCAAGGTGTTCAAGGGATTACGGGAATACAAGGAATAACAGGAATGACAGGCGATATAGGTGCAACGGGTCCGCAAGGAATACAAGGTATACAAGGAATTCAAGGTTTGCAAGGCCCAATTGGAGCAAGTGGGGTGACAGGTGCTAGTGGTAGTATAGGCCCAGTTGGAGCGCAAGGTAGTCAGGGGCAAAACGGAGCGGTTGGACCAACAGGCGCAACTGGTAATGTAGGATCAATAGGTTTCTCGGGGATAGCAGGAGCGACTGGAGCGACTGGTTTACCTAGTGGGGGCGGTTATTTCTTTTCCACTGCAACGAGTACAATTGCAGCGAATGCGCTAATACCAATTAATTCTGGTTCTACAATTTTTGGAGCAGGAGTTAGTTTAACAAATGCGACAACTATAACGTTAAGTACGCCAGGGATATATTTAATAAGTTATTATTTTCAAGGGGATGCA
- a CDS encoding CGNR zinc finger domain-containing protein encodes MNQNAPNELEYIREFLNTWRIPNDTREPIDLLQTKEDIKLFMKEYFDEEFPFHTIEELRNFREDIRMTIEGEESLQKWLEKYPFHVHIKEDMKGITYEPVYEENVYTKVLSIVLMSIQENVWGRLKACPDCRWVFYDHSRNGSKRWCGMYAGEEGGRACGTIAKVKNYRAKRKGRSGYDM; translated from the coding sequence TTGAATCAAAACGCTCCAAATGAACTAGAATATATTCGGGAATTTTTAAATACATGGAGAATACCAAACGATACGAGAGAGCCAATTGATTTGCTGCAAACAAAAGAAGATATAAAGCTCTTTATGAAAGAATATTTTGATGAAGAGTTTCCATTTCATACGATAGAGGAATTAAGAAATTTTCGAGAAGATATTCGGATGACAATTGAAGGCGAAGAATCATTGCAAAAATGGTTAGAGAAATACCCATTTCATGTACATATAAAGGAAGATATGAAAGGTATTACATATGAACCAGTATATGAAGAGAATGTGTATACAAAAGTGCTAAGCATTGTGTTAATGTCAATTCAAGAAAATGTGTGGGGAAGGTTAAAAGCATGTCCAGATTGTCGCTGGGTATTTTATGATCATTCGCGAAATGGAAGTAAAAGATGGTGCGGTATGTATGCTGGAGAAGAAGGAGGAAGAGCATGCGGGACGATTGCAAAAGTGAAAAACTACCGGGCGAAGAGAAAAGGGCGATCTGGTTATGATATGTAA
- a CDS encoding MDR family MFS transporter produces MKSFSTPIRFMLISSFFMSFGYFAVYAFLAIYLLTFLHFSAVQVGTVLTVMTITSRVIPLFSGLIADKIGYIIMMIAGLFLRGIGFIALGICSDFYTISISSALIGFGTAFYEPAARAIFGSQPAHLRKNLFTYLNLSFNCGAIIGPIAGGFLLLLDPLYAFSLTGSLMLLFAFIFYLLKNHFQVTTENTSITLGIQAILQNKSFLLFSFIMIFFYIMFTQLTVALPLHMKNISNSNQLATLVITINAITGVIFMVLFRKLFHKYNTLSIIKYGVLLMSISFLLIPLFQHPYWLFICVILFTIGETLVLPNADIAIANYSNESYTATFFGFYQLSLAFGFIIGNYTGTSFTSNLSGMYTPWLIFGGIGVIGFISLHILNIKKGSSKEDIYLCNETKPL; encoded by the coding sequence ATGAAAAGTTTCTCAACACCGATACGTTTCATGCTTATTTCTTCATTTTTTATGTCTTTTGGGTATTTTGCAGTATACGCATTTTTAGCTATTTATCTATTAACCTTTCTTCATTTTTCTGCTGTCCAAGTAGGAACAGTGTTGACGGTTATGACAATTACATCACGAGTTATCCCATTATTCTCAGGGTTAATTGCTGACAAAATAGGCTATATCATTATGATGATAGCTGGTTTATTTTTGAGAGGAATCGGATTTATCGCTTTAGGAATATGCTCTGATTTCTATACAATTTCTATTTCTTCTGCACTTATTGGCTTCGGAACTGCATTTTACGAACCTGCCGCTCGCGCTATATTTGGCTCACAGCCAGCTCATTTGAGAAAAAATTTATTTACATATTTAAACCTTAGCTTTAATTGCGGTGCAATAATCGGACCAATTGCAGGAGGGTTCTTACTCTTACTCGATCCACTCTACGCTTTCTCTCTAACAGGATCTCTTATGCTGTTATTTGCTTTTATCTTTTACTTACTTAAAAATCACTTCCAAGTCACTACTGAAAACACGTCTATTACATTAGGAATACAGGCCATCTTACAAAACAAGTCTTTCCTTCTGTTTTCCTTTATCATGATTTTCTTCTATATTATGTTTACTCAGCTTACTGTCGCACTTCCACTTCATATGAAAAACATTAGTAATAGCAATCAACTTGCTACACTCGTTATTACGATAAATGCGATAACAGGCGTCATATTTATGGTATTATTCCGAAAATTATTCCACAAATACAACACACTTTCGATTATTAAATACGGTGTTTTATTAATGAGTATTTCCTTTTTACTCATTCCTTTATTTCAACACCCATATTGGCTCTTTATTTGTGTAATTTTATTTACAATCGGTGAAACACTCGTATTACCTAACGCTGATATCGCTATTGCAAATTACAGTAATGAATCATATACAGCCACTTTCTTCGGATTTTATCAACTATCACTCGCATTTGGTTTTATCATCGGTAACTATACCGGGACATCGTTTACATCCAATTTAAGCGGAATGTATACACCATGGCTTATTTTCGGCGGAATAGGAGTTATTGGTTTTATTTCACTCCATATTTTAAATATTAAAAAAGGGAGCTCTAAAGAGGATATATACCTATGTAATGAGACGAAACCTCTTTAA
- a CDS encoding tetratricopeptide repeat protein, which translates to MNINEKAIEMFEQNKYEEAMELFQQAVHESRDVQSLNNLAWMYFYEEENDDKALELIREVVKLNPSSYFPYNILGEIYTKQEKWEEAKEVLQKSISMQPSDEAFHNVAVAHYNLGELEKASEFFLRVAGDSDYIMYSYVKCLIDLGRTTEAKEKLDAFNRKSDNFLGEIHVADLYVELNCYNEAIEWFEKGYKEVWKSPNWIGRFVYALYKANNFSRINEVIQESIEAKTSEIEDVQNEEVEENWTEKDKKELIEEYTEENNCYKTMIERIKSGYVPGLEFETYHLGGCYLFGCKRHNHLEYEK; encoded by the coding sequence TTGAACATTAATGAGAAGGCAATTGAAATGTTTGAACAAAATAAATATGAGGAAGCAATGGAACTGTTTCAACAAGCAGTACATGAATCTAGAGACGTACAATCTCTCAATAATCTGGCTTGGATGTACTTTTATGAGGAAGAGAATGATGATAAAGCTCTTGAATTAATAAGAGAAGTTGTTAAGTTGAATCCTTCTTCATACTTTCCTTATAACATCTTAGGGGAAATTTACACGAAACAAGAAAAATGGGAAGAAGCGAAAGAAGTATTGCAAAAATCTATTTCGATGCAACCATCGGATGAAGCATTTCACAATGTAGCTGTAGCGCATTATAACCTTGGAGAGTTAGAAAAAGCTTCGGAATTTTTTTTGCGAGTTGCAGGGGATTCGGACTATATAATGTATAGCTATGTAAAATGCTTAATTGATTTAGGGCGAACGACAGAAGCGAAAGAGAAGTTAGATGCTTTTAACAGGAAATCTGATAATTTTTTAGGAGAAATTCATGTAGCAGATTTATATGTTGAGTTGAATTGCTATAACGAAGCAATTGAATGGTTCGAAAAGGGATACAAAGAAGTTTGGAAAAGTCCTAACTGGATTGGTAGGTTTGTATATGCTCTATATAAAGCTAATAATTTCTCCCGTATAAATGAAGTTATACAGGAATCTATCGAAGCGAAAACATCAGAAATAGAAGATGTTCAGAATGAAGAAGTAGAAGAAAACTGGACAGAAAAAGATAAGAAAGAGTTAATTGAGGAATATACAGAAGAGAATAATTGTTATAAAACAATGATAGAACGTATCAAATCTGGATATGTTCCAGGGTTAGAATTTGAAACTTATCATTTAGGGGGGTGCTATTTATTTGGTTGTAAAAGACATAATCATCTTGAATATGAAAAATAA
- a CDS encoding DUF3923 family protein produces the protein MKRRWIYWWIGNIFWIIAFGILTAIILLREVDGTGVTQTPELKLIAFIVLLIAFILPIIIQVVWLLVNLRKSRKK, from the coding sequence ATGAAAAGAAGATGGATTTATTGGTGGATTGGTAACATATTTTGGATTATAGCTTTCGGGATATTGACAGCTATCATTTTGCTAAGAGAGGTTGATGGGACCGGTGTTACTCAAACACCTGAGCTGAAATTAATAGCCTTTATCGTTTTATTAATTGCATTTATATTACCAATAATTATTCAAGTTGTATGGTTACTTGTTAATTTAAGAAAGAGTAGAAAAAAATAA
- a CDS encoding DUF2179 domain-containing protein, with product MLQALLIFVLQIIYVPILTIRTILLVKNQTRSAAGVGLLEGAIYIVSLGIVFQDLSNWMNIVAYVIGFSTGLLLGGYIENKLAIGYITYQVSLLDRCNELVDELRHSGFGVTVFEGEGINSIRYRLDIVAKRSREKELLEIINKIAPKAFMSSYEIRSFKGGYLTKAMKKRALMKKKDEHAS from the coding sequence ATGTTACAAGCGTTACTTATTTTTGTGCTTCAAATTATTTATGTTCCAATTTTAACAATCCGTACGATTTTGCTTGTAAAGAATCAAACAAGATCCGCTGCTGGTGTTGGATTGTTAGAAGGAGCTATTTACATTGTCAGTTTAGGTATTGTGTTTCAAGATTTATCAAATTGGATGAACATCGTTGCCTATGTCATTGGCTTTAGTACAGGACTTTTATTAGGCGGTTATATAGAGAATAAATTAGCAATTGGTTATATTACGTATCAAGTTAGTTTACTAGACCGTTGTAATGAATTAGTAGATGAACTACGTCACTCTGGATTTGGTGTTACGGTATTTGAAGGCGAAGGAATTAATTCTATACGTTATCGCTTAGATATCGTTGCAAAGCGCTCTAGAGAGAAAGAACTGTTAGAAATCATTAATAAAATTGCACCGAAAGCGTTTATGTCTTCTTATGAAATCCGTTCATTTAAAGGCGGATATTTAACGAAGGCGATGAAGAAGAGAGCGTTAATGAAGAAGAAAGATGAACATGCATCGTAA
- a CDS encoding ATP synthase subunit I yields the protein MIQEALRVYRLQLYVIFSGLLLMWTITPFGKQVTGFGIGLAVSAYCLWLLARRVEKLGKSIVMKEKAPGLGVLNRFAAAILGAIIMYEIEHEMEMWAFGTGILGGHFLMIANLAYANMQLVKEEEEEKQREHASKNIEL from the coding sequence TTGATTCAAGAAGCCTTACGTGTATATCGATTACAATTGTATGTGATCTTTAGTGGTTTACTACTTATGTGGACGATTACTCCGTTTGGAAAACAAGTGACAGGGTTTGGTATTGGATTAGCAGTAAGCGCCTATTGTCTTTGGTTATTAGCTCGCAGGGTGGAGAAACTCGGAAAAAGTATCGTAATGAAGGAAAAGGCTCCTGGGTTAGGAGTTCTAAACCGATTTGCAGCTGCCATTTTAGGAGCAATCATCATGTATGAAATTGAGCATGAAATGGAAATGTGGGCATTTGGTACAGGCATTTTAGGTGGTCACTTTTTAATGATTGCAAATTTAGCTTATGCGAATATGCAGTTAGTGAAAGAGGAAGAGGAAGAGAAGCAAAGGGAACATGCTTCGAAAAACATAGAGCTATGA
- a CDS encoding hemolysin family protein, producing the protein MEIFNLVMVAILIAFTGFFVAAEFAIVKIRSSRIDQLVAEGKRGALAAKKVTTNLDEYLSACQLGITVTAMGLGWLGEPTIEKLLHPLFEKWNLNPSISSVLTFGLAFMIMTYLHVVVGELAPKTMAIQKAERVTLLLAGPLMMFYKVMYPFIWVLNGSARVITGLFGLKPASEHEVAHTEEELRLILSDSYESGEINQAEYKYVNNIFEFDNRIAKEIMVPRTEIIGFYLEDSVEEHMKVIQNERYTRYPIFGEDKDDIIGMVNVKDFFIRYMTEDQKDLSFIRSYMRPIIEVMETTPIHDLLLQMQKKRIPMAVLYDEYGGTAGIVTLEDILEEIVGEIRDEYDEDEAPPIQHVNEQHIIVDGKVLISEVKDLFGLHIEEDDVDTIGGWIMMQNHEIEEGQHVEAEGYEFKVLEKDAYQIKRVEIRKMEQEQEEEKAATV; encoded by the coding sequence TTGGAAATATTTAATTTAGTCATGGTTGCGATTTTAATCGCATTTACTGGATTTTTCGTAGCAGCAGAGTTTGCGATTGTAAAGATACGTTCAAGCCGTATCGATCAGCTTGTTGCGGAAGGAAAACGCGGTGCTTTAGCAGCGAAAAAGGTAACAACAAATTTAGATGAATATTTATCTGCTTGTCAATTAGGTATTACAGTTACAGCTATGGGATTAGGTTGGTTAGGTGAACCGACAATCGAAAAGTTATTACACCCGTTATTTGAGAAATGGAACTTAAATCCTTCTATTTCATCAGTATTAACATTTGGTCTTGCTTTTATGATTATGACGTATTTACACGTTGTAGTAGGGGAATTAGCTCCGAAAACGATGGCAATTCAAAAGGCTGAAAGGGTAACGTTATTATTGGCAGGTCCATTAATGATGTTCTATAAAGTAATGTATCCATTTATTTGGGTATTGAACGGTTCAGCTCGTGTGATAACTGGTTTATTCGGTTTAAAGCCAGCTTCAGAACATGAAGTAGCTCATACAGAAGAAGAATTACGTCTTATCCTTTCAGATAGCTATGAAAGCGGCGAAATTAATCAAGCTGAATACAAGTATGTAAATAACATTTTTGAATTTGATAATCGTATTGCGAAAGAGATTATGGTACCGCGAACAGAAATCATTGGTTTCTACCTGGAAGATTCAGTAGAAGAACACATGAAAGTAATCCAAAATGAGCGATACACACGTTATCCGATTTTTGGGGAAGATAAAGATGATATTATCGGTATGGTCAACGTAAAAGATTTCTTTATTCGATATATGACCGAGGATCAAAAAGATTTATCATTTATTCGCTCGTATATGCGTCCGATTATTGAAGTGATGGAAACGACTCCAATTCACGATTTATTACTTCAAATGCAGAAAAAGCGAATTCCGATGGCTGTTTTATATGATGAGTACGGAGGAACAGCCGGAATTGTAACGCTTGAAGATATCTTGGAGGAAATCGTCGGCGAAATTCGTGACGAATATGATGAAGATGAAGCACCACCAATTCAACATGTGAACGAGCAACATATCATTGTTGATGGAAAAGTGCTTATCTCAGAAGTGAAAGATTTATTTGGATTACACATCGAAGAAGATGATGTGGATACAATCGGTGGATGGATTATGATGCAAAATCATGAAATCGAAGAAGGACAACACGTTGAGGCGGAAGGTTATGAATTTAAAGTGTTAGAAAAAGACGCTTACCAAATTAAACGTGTTGAAATTCGTAAGATGGAACAAGAACAAGAAGAAGAGAAAGCAGCAACTGTGTAA
- a CDS encoding MerR family transcriptional regulator, which produces MYRIGQLALMAHVSKRTIDYYTNLGILKAERSQSNYRYYDETAFETLQFIEKCKEMHMPLCEIKEKIEEKKKLLGINEHVSKQVNEVTDHIHRLEVELTELKPLLDELTDSQREKISKSLSGQTTALIQTLALLL; this is translated from the coding sequence GTGTATCGAATCGGACAGTTGGCTCTCATGGCTCACGTGTCGAAACGAACGATTGATTATTATACGAATCTAGGTATCTTAAAAGCGGAGCGATCTCAATCTAATTATCGCTATTACGACGAAACAGCATTTGAGACATTACAATTTATTGAGAAGTGCAAAGAAATGCATATGCCGCTTTGTGAGATTAAAGAGAAAATCGAGGAGAAGAAGAAGCTGCTCGGTATCAATGAACACGTTTCGAAACAAGTGAATGAAGTGACAGACCATATTCACCGATTAGAAGTGGAGCTTACTGAGTTAAAACCGCTTTTAGATGAATTGACTGATTCACAACGTGAAAAAATATCGAAATCTTTATCAGGTCAAACGACAGCTTTAATACAGACACTTGCTCTATTATTATAG
- a CDS encoding DMT family transporter translates to MKQTILGAIYLSLTASIWGGMYVVSKYILDFIPPLTLVWLRFIIAFVVLYFILKIAEKKQKKKATIRKKDWLLFAWIGFIGYFISITCQFIGTKLSDAHTGSLVTSATPAFMVIFAALILKEKLTARRLLSTIIATIGVIIVIGWDIEIGSYFIGTIILVGAAITWALLSIYVKIASIQFSSLVITTYAIFFSLFFITPFMIGELQTSSIGTVNTYVILGVLYLGIVSTAGAFFLWNKGLDLMDASIGSLFFFFQPIVGSLLGWLLLNETLNSNFFIGGMLIICSVFITTFEKK, encoded by the coding sequence ATGAAACAAACAATTTTAGGAGCTATATATTTATCACTAACAGCAAGTATATGGGGTGGTATGTATGTTGTTAGCAAATACATACTCGATTTTATCCCACCACTGACACTCGTTTGGTTACGCTTTATTATCGCTTTTGTTGTTTTGTATTTCATTTTGAAAATAGCTGAGAAAAAGCAAAAGAAAAAAGCAACCATTCGCAAAAAAGATTGGCTATTATTCGCTTGGATTGGATTTATCGGCTATTTCATTTCAATCACATGCCAATTTATCGGAACAAAATTATCCGACGCTCATACAGGCTCGTTAGTTACATCAGCTACACCTGCATTTATGGTTATATTTGCAGCGCTCATTTTGAAAGAAAAACTAACTGCTCGTAGACTTTTATCTACTATAATAGCGACAATCGGTGTCATTATCGTAATCGGATGGGATATTGAAATCGGCTCCTATTTTATCGGAACAATCATTTTAGTTGGAGCCGCTATTACGTGGGCTTTACTATCTATTTATGTAAAAATCGCTTCAATCCAATTTTCATCCTTAGTTATTACAACGTATGCCATATTCTTTTCACTCTTTTTTATTACACCTTTTATGATAGGGGAACTACAAACATCCTCTATCGGAACAGTAAATACGTACGTCATATTAGGCGTATTATACTTAGGAATCGTCTCAACAGCAGGTGCCTTTTTCCTTTGGAATAAAGGATTAGACTTAATGGATGCAAGCATCGGTTCCTTATTTTTCTTCTTCCAACCTATCGTTGGATCATTACTTGGTTGGCTCTTATTAAATGAGACATTAAATAGTAACTTTTTCATTGGTGGTATGCTCATTATATGTAGCGTTTTCATTACTACTTTTGAAAAGAAATAA
- a CDS encoding pentapeptide repeat-containing protein, which translates to MTNHNDHLKANCEKCFGLCCVALPFAASIDFAVNKDGGKPCSNLQSDFKCSIHKNLRGKGYKGCTVFECFGAGQKISQVTFNGVDWRKDAKHARKMYDAFPVMHQLHEMLWYLNEAILLKATQPIHKELKTAIEETERLSNLNPDELMKINVPVHRAEVNILLLETSELVWKEMNTARKKRIIHRGADLMGANLKKKDLQGANLRGAYLIAANLNGADLRGADLIGADLRDADIRGTDFTNSIFLTQVQVNAARGDKHTKLPKLLSRPSHWSA; encoded by the coding sequence TTGACTAATCATAATGATCATTTAAAAGCAAACTGCGAAAAATGCTTCGGTCTATGTTGCGTTGCATTACCGTTCGCAGCATCGATAGATTTTGCAGTGAATAAAGATGGTGGTAAACCATGTTCCAACTTACAATCAGATTTTAAATGTAGTATACATAAAAATCTTAGAGGAAAAGGTTATAAAGGTTGTACAGTATTTGAATGTTTCGGCGCTGGGCAGAAGATTTCTCAAGTTACATTTAACGGGGTTGATTGGCGGAAAGATGCTAAGCATGCGAGAAAAATGTATGATGCTTTTCCAGTTATGCATCAACTTCATGAAATGCTTTGGTATTTGAATGAAGCGATTCTTTTAAAGGCAACACAGCCAATTCATAAAGAGCTGAAGACCGCAATTGAGGAGACAGAGCGACTTTCGAATTTAAATCCAGATGAGTTAATGAAAATAAATGTTCCAGTGCATAGGGCAGAGGTAAACATTCTTCTTTTAGAAACGAGCGAATTAGTATGGAAGGAAATGAATACTGCGCGTAAGAAACGAATCATACACCGCGGTGCAGACCTTATGGGAGCAAATCTGAAAAAGAAAGATTTACAAGGTGCAAATTTAAGAGGAGCATATTTAATTGCGGCAAACTTAAATGGAGCAGACTTACGAGGGGCAGATCTCATCGGAGCAGATTTACGAGATGCAGATATTCGCGGGACTGATTTTACAAATAGTATTTTCCTGACGCAAGTTCAAGTTAATGCGGCTAGAGGGGACAAACATACGAAATTACCGAAATTATTGTCTCGTCCATCGCATTGGAGTGCGTAA
- a CDS encoding DUF1272 domain-containing protein has product MALQMKTNCQICDQSLEQDSEAYICVYECTFCAPCTEERHNVCPNCGGELVRRPKKKQ; this is encoded by the coding sequence ATGGCACTACAAATGAAAACAAACTGTCAAATTTGCGATCAATCGCTCGAACAAGATTCTGAAGCATACATTTGTGTATATGAATGTACATTTTGCGCACCATGTACAGAAGAAAGACACAACGTTTGTCCAAACTGCGGCGGCGAATTAGTACGTAGACCGAAAAAGAAACAATAA